A window of the Henckelia pumila isolate YLH828 chromosome 3, ASM3356847v2, whole genome shotgun sequence genome harbors these coding sequences:
- the LOC140892773 gene encoding uncharacterized protein, translated as MDKLQWGNRKRLRCVKVKDPDLNGKTDGSGVGVGVMKKKITSRVVENNHHNNNITNGGKDGLGLPPVPSPLRPNRELGMSRSGANDNRKASASSSPEKEDRYYTTRGSSGGFEDGNKLLFANPAKEENKKMVWPKLLISLSNKEKEEDFMLMKGCKPPQRPKKRAKLVQRTILLVSPGAWLSDLCQERYEVREKKTSKKKPRGLKAMGTMESDSE; from the exons ATGGATAAGTTGCAGTGGGGGAACAGAAAGAGACTAAGGTGTGTAAAAGTTAAAGATCCGGATTTGAATGGGAAAACAGATGGAAGCGGCGTCGGTGTCGGCGTTATGAAGAAGAAAATCACTTCAAGGGTTGTTGAAAACAATCaccataataataatattaccaACGGCGGTAAAGATGGGCTTGGTCTACCTCCAGTTCCATCTCCTCTTCGTCCCAACAG GGAATTGGGGATGAGTAGATCTGGTGCAAATGATAACCGGAAAGCATCAGCATCTTCATCTCCTGAGAAGGAAGACAGGTATTACACGACGAGGGGATCCAGTGGCGGATTCGAAGATGGCAACAAGTTGCTATTTGCAAATCCTGCCAaggaggaaaataaaaaaatggttTGGCCAAAGTTGTTGATTTCTTTATCTAATAAAGAAAAAGAGGAAGATTTTATGTTGATGAAAGGATGTAAACCACCCCAAAGGCCAAAGAAAAGGGCTAAGTTGGTTCAAAGAACCATATTG TTGGTTAGTCCCGGTGCTTGGCTATCAGACTTGTGCCAAGAAAGGTATGAAGTGAGGGAGAAGAAGACCTCTAAGAAG AAACCAAGAGGATTGAAGGCCATGGGAACCATGGAAAGTGATTCGGAATGA